TTGGAAACGCCTTCCAGATCGGAAAGTTCCATAGATATGGTATGGGTGCAGTGGTTGCAGTGCATGGCGGGAACGTTTAAAGCAATTGTCTTCATGGGGTTTCTCCTAACCAATAAGTGTTTTGTTGAAAGAATTAACTACGGTTGGCAGCATCAAAAACTTCAGTGACCTCATTGAGCACGCGCTGCCTTTCTGCTGGGTCATTATCCTGGATGGCACTCAGGACACATGAATTCAGATGTCCGTCAAGGATTTGAGAGCTGACCTTGTTGAGAGCACCTTGGACAGCCTGGATCTGGCGGATGATGTCAATACAATATTTATCTTCTTCCAGCATCCTCTGGATCCCGCGAATGTGTCCTTCGATGGTCTTTAGCCTTTGAATTTCGTCTTTATGGTCATGTACCATCTGGTTTTTCTCCTAATACCCCTCCCCCAGGGGGGGTGGGTAAGTTAATTTAGATAAATAATACTATATTAGTCACAATAAGTCAATTAGAAATGTAATAAATACGATTTTGATTGCCGATGTGCTTCCAGGGGGGAACCAGTATAATAAACGCTGGTTTATTGGAGGATGATTTGCAAAAGAAACAGCTAGGCCTGCTGCTCATGTCCATCTCGGCGATTGGGCTGGGGGTGACGACGATCTTGATGAAAATATTGCCTGCCGAATCCGGGATGACGCCCGGGCAGATAGCGGTTTGGCGCTTCCTCATTGCCGCACCTCTGATGTGGCTCCTCACGATGGTTCAAAAGAAGGATAAGAATGTTATCCCGGACAAAATGGGGTGGCTGATTGCATTGGGTGGAATTTATTCCATGGCGAGTTTGTTTGCACTGTTGGCTCTGCGCCGGCTGCCATCTTCAATTTACGTCATCATCCTGTTCTTCTATCCCTCGCTGGTTGTGATCTATCACCTTTTGCGACGCAAGCCCGTTCCGCGCCTCTGGTGGCTGGGATTGCCGATGACGGTGATCGGCTTGATCCTGACTGTTGCACAATTTGGACAGCCTGTGGAACTGGACCTGCTTGGGATTCTGCTTACGGTTCTCAATGGCCTGGCGATCATCGCCTATACGCTCCTGAGCGAAAAGGTCTTTGCAGGGATGGGTGACCGTCAACTCGGTTCCACCTGGGTGATGACCGGGGCGATGATGATCGGGCTGGGTTTGATTGCGCTTTATGGTTTTGCAATGCCTCAATCCCTGATGGGCTGGGTGTATTTGCTGACCTTAGGAGTTGTTGGTACTCTCATTCCTATCTATGCCATGAATGTCGGCATCCAAATGCTTGGGTCGGCTCGCAGTTCGGTTGTTTCCACCCTGCAGCCGGTTGTGGCAGTGCTGGCCTCTACGATCTTCCTGAATGAAGAGCTGACGCCCTGTCAATGGCTGGGTGGTGCCATTGTAATCATAGCGATCGTCCTCCTGCAGCGCAGCCCAGATGCTCATTCTGGGATTAGAGGTGAATAAAGGTTATGGAAAGCGCTGGTAAAAAGCGTAAATTAAATAGCTGGATTATTCTGGCAGTTTTGGTTCATGTTGTCATTGGGGGGGCAATGGCTCCTTTGCGTTATGCCCAGACTGTTGTGGGATTACCGGCGCTTGGAACAGTTGCGATTGGTGATTTGATCGCTTTCGCAATTATGGCCGGGTTCACAATCCCCAGAGTTAAGAAAGAATTCTGGCGATCTAAAACGCTGTGGCTGATGGTATTCATTGTTGTAACCCGAACCGTCTTCTGGACCCTTTCTGGACGGTTTACCCAAACCTATCTGGCTCAGATGGTAAATCTTCTTGCGCCGTTTTTTGTTGTTATTTTTGATCGGTTTGTTAATAAAACCAAATTACCCAGGTTCACTCTACTTGCCATCACCTTCTCTGTGGTTGGCGGCTTCTTATTGATTTTTGGTGGGCTGCAAAATCAGCCCATCGTGGGATTACTCACCCGAAGTGACTGGATTGGTCTTGGCATGGCGTTGCTGGCGACCTTTGGGATTGCTGCCTATATGGTCATTGTGAAATATGGGCAGGGGATAGGGCTGCCGTTTGAAGCTGTTTATATTTCCCAGGTTGGTGCTATCGGTGTGGTGGTACTGGTTCTGAGTCTGATCCTTGGTGAAAACTGGTCTGCTTTTTTACATGTGGACTGGAAATCCATCTTGGTGATTCTTTTCTATGCGCTTGTGATGGAAATTGGGGTGAAGATTGGAAATATCACCGTGATCAGGAAATTGGGTGCGCCACTTGTCAGCAGTATGCTGGCTGTTCGGTTAGTCGCAGCAATTTTTGCAGGTTGGCTGATTTTGGGGGAGAAACCTGAATC
This Chloroflexota bacterium DNA region includes the following protein-coding sequences:
- a CDS encoding metal-sensitive transcriptional regulator, with product MVHDHKDEIQRLKTIEGHIRGIQRMLEEDKYCIDIIRQIQAVQGALNKVSSQILDGHLNSCVLSAIQDNDPAERQRVLNEVTEVFDAANRS
- a CDS encoding DMT family transporter — protein: MQKKQLGLLLMSISAIGLGVTTILMKILPAESGMTPGQIAVWRFLIAAPLMWLLTMVQKKDKNVIPDKMGWLIALGGIYSMASLFALLALRRLPSSIYVIILFFYPSLVVIYHLLRRKPVPRLWWLGLPMTVIGLILTVAQFGQPVELDLLGILLTVLNGLAIIAYTLLSEKVFAGMGDRQLGSTWVMTGAMMIGLGLIALYGFAMPQSLMGWVYLLTLGVVGTLIPIYAMNVGIQMLGSARSSVVSTLQPVVAVLASTIFLNEELTPCQWLGGAIVIIAIVLLQRSPDAHSGIRGE
- a CDS encoding DMT family transporter translates to MAPLRYAQTVVGLPALGTVAIGDLIAFAIMAGFTIPRVKKEFWRSKTLWLMVFIVVTRTVFWTLSGRFTQTYLAQMVNLLAPFFVVIFDRFVNKTKLPRFTLLAITFSVVGGFLLIFGGLQNQPIVGLLTRSDWIGLGMALLATFGIAAYMVIVKYGQGIGLPFEAVYISQVGAIGVVVLVLSLILGENWSAFLHVDWKSILVILFYALVMEIGVKIGNITVIRKLGAPLVSSMLAVRLVAAIFAGWLILGEKPESLLQWIGAGIVVLTITWYLSQQDGHQD